ATGCTATACACCCTGGGTATGGATTTTTGTCTGAAAACGCAAAATTTTCGGAAATATGCAAAAATCATGGTATCACATTTCTAGGCCCTTCACCAGAGGTTATATCACTGATGGGTGATAAATCAACTGCGAAAAACACGATGAAGAAGTTCAACGTTCCTACTGTTCCAGGTAGTGAAGGTGTAATAAGCAATGTTGATGAAGCACTAGAAGTTGCTCGAAGTATAGGCTACCCAGTGATAATAAAAGCCACTGCTGGAGGCGGTGGTAAAGGTATGAGAATATGCTACTCTGCGGATGACCTTAAGAAACTCCTACCACTTACGCAAGCCGAGGCTCAAGCAGCATTCGGTAACCCAGGTGTGTATATTGAAAAGTATGTTCAAAATCCAAAACACATAGAGATACAGTTCATCGGCGATAAATATGGAAACGCAGTATCCTTTGGTGAGAGAGATTGCTCAATACAGAGAAAACACCAGAAACTGATAGAAGAGGCACCTGGTCCTACCATCACTGAAGAACAAAGACAAAAAATATCAAGTATTGTAACACACGCTGTAAGTTCAATTGGATACGTTGGTGCAGGGACGATGGAGTTTATTATGGATCAGGATGGTAACTTCTATTTTATGGAAGTCAATACAAGAATACAGGTTGAACACCCTGTTACAGAAGAAGTTACTGGATATGATCTGATTAGAGAACAGATGTTGGTCTGTCTTGGAGAGAAGTTGTCTGTAAAGCAAGAGGATATAAAGATGAACGGACATGCTATGGAGTTTAGAATAAACGCAGAAGATCCTTTCAATGAATTTAGACCTTCACCAGGTCAGATAAAGGTTTTACACTTACCCGGAGGATACGGAGTAAGAGTTGATACACATATCTATCAAGGCTACGAAATACCTATGTATTACGACTCTATGGTTGCTAAACTTATAGTCTGGGGTAAAAATAGAAATGAAGTGATAAACAGAGCCAAACGTGCATTAAGTGAATTCACGATTGAAGGAATACCAACAACTATACCATTCCACTCAAAAGTTCTAGAACACCCTGTATTCTTAAGCGGAACACACACAACTAGATTTCTTGAGAACTTCAGTATGTGAAAGTTATGAGAAAAAGAAACAATACAACAACGGAACAGAAAAGTAATATAAACTCCGAACTGAGAAACTTCGTTTCTAATAATTTATGGGGCTTAATTTATACTACCATAGCGGTGCTGTCGGTATTGATTATAATATTCCTTGGATTTGGAGTCTTCATACTGCTCCTCATCGTCGGAGGTCTAGCATTCCTATTAGGTAACTCAAAGGACAAAAATATTCCTCCCCTTCAAAACATAAAAAACTTCATAGACAGTATAAACGATAAAATGAAGAACCTTAAGTTATGAAAATACTCCTCATTGATACCTCCTATCTTAGGGCTTTTTCTATTGCTCTTATTGATGAAAATAGTTTTCACTCAAATTCTTTTATGTCAAAGTACAACTCCTCTTCCAACTTTTGGATAGAACTTGAGAGTTTGTTTTCTAAAGGGGAAATTGAAAACAAAAAAATAGATGTTGTTGCAGTTTCCATTGGTCCAGGCCCTTTCACATCAGTTAGAAATGCTGTCTCAGTTGCAAGAACAATCTCACAAACTACTGGCGCAAAAATAGTTTCATTCTCCCTAATTGAAGTAGTCTACAAAAATTTTCCTTTCAAGAAACCGGTAATTTTGTTTGATGGTAGAGCAAATAAATTCCTTGTCAAGCGTCCAGATATTGAGACTTTGGAACTAGTCGGAGAGGATGAGATAATGCAAGTCTTGAAAATGGAAGACTTGATCGTTTCTATAGGTTGTAGAGATATGGTTGAAAGAGTCGGTCTAATAACTCTAAATTTTGACTATCTACCTACGGATATGATATTAAATCTGGTCCTTGAAAAAACCAACAAAAGTGAATTTTCAAACTATCTTGAGGTATTACCTATTTACTATAAAGAAATACAAACAAAAACCTAGATTAAACTCTCTTAATTCACTACTCCATAAAGTCCAAATCCGAAACTGAATTCAATGAACTTTATTGTTAATCAAGATACTACTCAAATCAATCTATTAGTCTCCTATTTAGTGCCTTGATACCTGCTACTACTAAAACTACCGTAAATATTATTAAATAAACCAAGTTAGCAAGGTTTACACCACCATTTCTAAACATCTCAAGCCCATGGTATAAAGGAGAAACTGCAAACGCAATACCTTCAAACACATCTGGAAATACATCTAAAGGGAAGAATGTTCCTGAAAGAAACATAATAGGACTTATGTAAACATAGAAAAAGTAGTCAAAGAAGTTGATAGAAGGCGCAATAGCAGTTAGAAGCAATCCGAGACTACTAAAACATATTCCCACAAGTGCAGAAAGGGCAAATAGAGTTAGTATCTTGATAAGAGAAATCTCAACAAGACCAGAAATAGATAGCATTATAATACTTATCGCTGAAGATATAAGCCCCCTTATCACTGCCCAAAGCAATTCCCCGAGATATATATCAATCACTCCCGCTGGTGTGTTTAAGTAAGCATGAAACATCTTTCTATAATACATCTTTGAGAATGAGTTATAGGTTGTCTCAAAAAATCCATTATTCATAGAAGGTATGATAACTACGCTAGGTAGGATAAAATCAATGTATTTCACACCATTCACCTCACCGACTATCGTATTAAGACCAATTCCAAAACCCAGTATGAATATTAGTATCTCTAGAGAGCTAAATATTACACTGTACCAAGTCTTGCTCCAAGCGATAAAGTTTCTTTTCAGTATAACTACCCATTCCATAACTCCCCCGAATTAGACTTATCCAAGTCATTATCAAAACCTTTACCAGTGAGTATGAAAAACAGATCTTCAAGGTTTGAGTTCCTAATATTGAACTTTCTTATATCCTTGTCGCCAAATAGAGACTTAACATCCGATGGAGTGTCTGTGAAGATAAGTAAATGGTTTTCAAACTCTATTTTCTTGATATTCTGAATTTTTTCTGGAATATTAACTTTCGGGTATATCTCAACGGTGTATTTAGGTAGATATTTTTTTATGAGAGTTTCAGGATCACCACTCTCTATTATCTCTCCTCTATTCATGATAAAAATTCTATCACACAGTGACTGTGCTTCATCAAGGTAGTGAGTTGTTAAAATTATTGTTTTACCTCTCTCCTTTAGAGAAACTATTTTATCCCAAATATTCTTTCTTATCTCAGGGTCCAGTCCTACAGTAGGCTCATCTAGTATAACTATGTCAGGGTCGTTTATCAATGCCCTAGCTATCATAAGTTTTCTCTTCATTCCACCTGAAAGATGTTCTACCTCTTCGTTAATTTTCTCTATCATCTCAAGTTCTTCTAGTAGTTTAATTGCTCTCTCTTTTAAGACATTTGTTGATATTCCAAACAATTCACCAAAAAGTATTAGATTGTCAAGCACTGAAACATCACCGTCAAGACTATTCTCTTGAGGTGCTACACCTATGTATCTTTTTATTTCCTTAAGTCTTGTCTTCACAGGAAGTCCCATAACAGTTATATCACCTCTATCAACCTTAACAAGACCTATAATAGCCTTCACAAGAGTTGTTTTACCAGCACCATTAGGACCTAGAAAGCCAACACACTCCCCTCTATTTATACTCACACTTACATTCTTTAATGCTACAACATTAGGATAAGACTTGTATAAGTTCTTTACTTCAACTATTACCATAGACTACTTAGCAAAACCAATACTAGCAAGTTCCACATACAAACTTATGTTACCGAATGGGAAGACATAAAAAACAGGTATGCTCGCTTTATTAAGAACCAAATAATTGTTCATATTAGTGAATTCAACAAAACTATCATTTACCTCTTTTATCAAGAACATGTATCCAGTTTGGTTTGAGAGAGTAATAAACCTAGCGTTCGTTACCTCTAGAAACGCAACCTCAAATTGCTTATGTATGTTAGTACCTAGAGTTCTCCTATAAACTTCAGTTGCCAGATCGTTTATAATATCGTTAGTGTTGTATATCTCAATCCTGCCAAACTTGACACTATCTATTACTATCAAGTTATTAGTTCGGTCAAAGACTGCAGAGTTAGTATCCTTAAATGAACCACCTAAACTTATGGTATCTCTTCTTATGGTTTTTAGTGTGTTTTTATCAATATAAGATCTAACAGTATCGTCAACACTTACGAAAACCCCAATCCCCGGATATGTCTTAATTTTTGAAGTTATTATGATATTTGTAGTAGTTTGTTGAACCTTTATAATTGCCTCACCAGACCTTATTCCTAGAACAGAAAAGTAGTATTTTAGTTGTGTTACTTGACTATACCCACCTAAACACAATATGGATATGAGTATTATATAGAACATCTTGAACAATGAATTCATACATAACCTCTTGGAGCCATAGATTATGAATGATTTGGAACTGTAGGTTAGAAATTCTAGGCTACACAACAATTCAATGAAAACAGTAATACCTTCTGAACAACATCAGTTATTATTCAAACTTTATAATAGATGTTAGACATCTTTTAGAATAACTGTATGTTTTTGAGATTGCTTTTCATAATTCTTCTAGTATTTGGCACATTCTCCCCATCGTTTTCAAATACATTCTACCTTACGAACAATGTAATTGAAATATTCTCATTCGCAGAAACACTCAAAGGAAAACTTGAGTATGATCCTTACAGATCAAAGATCGTTGTTAGATTCTCAACCAATGTTATTGAATTTTTTGAGGATAGAGAGTTCTATATTCTAAACTCAAATTTTGTGATGCCATTCCTTGGTGGATTGATTAGGAGTAATTATAACTACTACCTACCTTTGAGTGTAGTTGATAGCATAGTATCATTCCTCAAGATAGAATGTAGGATAATCAACTTTTCAACTGCCAGGACACAACAGTCATCTTCAACAACTATAGAAAATACTAACAGAGTTTCTACTCAAACAAATTTTAGAACTGATATGACAACTCTATCGGAAATACCTACTAATTTCACACCTATAAAATTCATCATAATAGATGCCGGGCATGGTGGTAAGGACCCCGGTGCTATTCATAATGGTTTTAAAGAAAAAGAACTCAATTTAACTTATGCAAGAGCAATTGCCGCAGAACTTACTAGTATTCTACACCAAAGGGGTATAGATATTGTCCTAACAAGAAATTCCGATACCTATCTTACACTTGAACAGAGAGTAAAAATAGCTAATAACCTACTTAAGAGAACTCAAGGATATGGAATATTCATAAGTGTTCATCAGAATGCGTCTCCAATAAAGAGTAAAAGAGGTTTTGAGATATATTATGTTAGCGACCAGGCAGTTGATGATAATGCTAGGGAGGTTTTGGTTTTTGAAAATTCGTTCATACCTAAAGAAGAGGTAAGACAGGTTAG
This Spirochaetota bacterium DNA region includes the following protein-coding sequences:
- a CDS encoding ABC transporter permease, translating into MEWVVILKRNFIAWSKTWYSVIFSSLEILIFILGFGIGLNTIVGEVNGVKYIDFILPSVVIIPSMNNGFFETTYNSFSKMYYRKMFHAYLNTPAGVIDIYLGELLWAVIRGLISSAISIIMLSISGLVEISLIKILTLFALSALVGICFSSLGLLLTAIAPSINFFDYFFYVYISPIMFLSGTFFPLDVFPDVFEGIAFAVSPLYHGLEMFRNGGVNLANLVYLIIFTVVLVVAGIKALNRRLID
- a CDS encoding N-acetylmuramoyl-L-alanine amidase, which codes for MFLRLLFIILLVFGTFSPSFSNTFYLTNNVIEIFSFAETLKGKLEYDPYRSKIVVRFSTNVIEFFEDREFYILNSNFVMPFLGGLIRSNYNYYLPLSVVDSIVSFLKIECRIINFSTARTQQSSSTTIENTNRVSTQTNFRTDMTTLSEIPTNFTPIKFIIIDAGHGGKDPGAIHNGFKEKELNLTYARAIAAELTSILHQRGIDIVLTRNSDTYLTLEQRVKIANNLLKRTQGYGIFISVHQNASPIKSKRGFEIYYVSDQAVDDNAREVLVFENSFIPKEEVRQVSELEKVIGKIRSVALMEESRILSENISRSMNTFSPVVKGAPFYVIKYIPIPSILLEIGYISNPDESRIISSKEYISSFAKSLANGIDKFIEEYNQTRGFTMPR
- the accC gene encoding acetyl-CoA carboxylase biotin carboxylase subunit — translated: MKVLIANRGEIAVRVIRTCKELGFKTVAVYSEADKDSLHRKLADEDICIGGPYSKDSYLNIPSLISAATILGANAIHPGYGFLSENAKFSEICKNHGITFLGPSPEVISLMGDKSTAKNTMKKFNVPTVPGSEGVISNVDEALEVARSIGYPVIIKATAGGGGKGMRICYSADDLKKLLPLTQAEAQAAFGNPGVYIEKYVQNPKHIEIQFIGDKYGNAVSFGERDCSIQRKHQKLIEEAPGPTITEEQRQKISSIVTHAVSSIGYVGAGTMEFIMDQDGNFYFMEVNTRIQVEHPVTEEVTGYDLIREQMLVCLGEKLSVKQEDIKMNGHAMEFRINAEDPFNEFRPSPGQIKVLHLPGGYGVRVDTHIYQGYEIPMYYDSMVAKLIVWGKNRNEVINRAKRALSEFTIEGIPTTIPFHSKVLEHPVFLSGTHTTRFLENFSM
- a CDS encoding DUF3108 domain-containing protein, encoding MNSLFKMFYIILISILCLGGYSQVTQLKYYFSVLGIRSGEAIIKVQQTTTNIIITSKIKTYPGIGVFVSVDDTVRSYIDKNTLKTIRRDTISLGGSFKDTNSAVFDRTNNLIVIDSVKFGRIEIYNTNDIINDLATEVYRRTLGTNIHKQFEVAFLEVTNARFITLSNQTGYMFLIKEVNDSFVEFTNMNNYLVLNKASIPVFYVFPFGNISLYVELASIGFAK
- a CDS encoding ABC transporter ATP-binding protein translates to MVIVEVKNLYKSYPNVVALKNVSVSINRGECVGFLGPNGAGKTTLVKAIIGLVKVDRGDITVMGLPVKTRLKEIKRYIGVAPQENSLDGDVSVLDNLILFGELFGISTNVLKERAIKLLEELEMIEKINEEVEHLSGGMKRKLMIARALINDPDIVILDEPTVGLDPEIRKNIWDKIVSLKERGKTIILTTHYLDEAQSLCDRIFIMNRGEIIESGDPETLIKKYLPKYTVEIYPKVNIPEKIQNIKKIEFENHLLIFTDTPSDVKSLFGDKDIRKFNIRNSNLEDLFFILTGKGFDNDLDKSNSGELWNG